A window of Citrus sinensis cultivar Valencia sweet orange chromosome 7, DVS_A1.0, whole genome shotgun sequence contains these coding sequences:
- the LOC102620664 gene encoding MAR-binding filament-like protein 1-1 isoform X2, producing MDLVMGSSSFKQPLLHFPSSSSSFYSQSSLLLCTNNARTKRRNRLSAMASMRPGDPKDNIFIRRKTILLVGISVLPLLNLRARALDGLAPREGELNATDESQNSKGLQPSNPFLFVLNGLGILGSGVLGALYALTQNEKKATDATLEYMKARLKEKEAAIVSLEKDFESKLQNEQEQRTKQLKSAKEEQQLLMNKLNSANTTISGLGKELQNEKRFIEELRIEIDSLQTSLLKFGEDKRTLEEERKQKLDRIEGLQDKINLLSLELREKDDGVQKLSSSLQQKETELKNLNSVYKQTKDELAKAESEIKALTDKLQNKKKELELKNSLVDELNARASSLLVERDDSKQKLEAVQKEYKELKLSSENETASNAKRLREKKEELHQLKEKLELTLDEACENRATIAKFTQEKDDLRKMLDNELGNVKNLKYELQITQETLETTRNEASDLEKQLKQSKDSCADLETEISRIRAEFAEVKHTLGNSLDEAKRSGEVLAGELFAAKEVLKKASEELQNVSHELEATAENRDSLRKELVNVYKKAEATANDLKEQKEIVSSLNKELQALEKQTSKDKEARKSLETDLEEATKSLDEMNRNALELSKNLEKANSQISNLEDEKAVLYKSLTEQKSIANESRENMEDAHNLVMRLGQERKSLDKRSKKLEEELASAKGEILRLRSQINSSKTLVNDENPRKVEDDNKVPVTAKKTTRRRKSNSQ from the exons ATGGACCTTGTAATGGGGAGCTCCTCATTCAAACAGCCTCTCCTTCACTTtccctcttcttcttcttctttctattcTCAATCTTCACTACTTCTCTGTACCAATAATGCAAGGACCAAGAGAAGAAACAGACTGTCAGCAATGGCTTCTATGAGACCAGGAGACCCAAAAGACAACATTTTTATCAGGAGGAAAACGATTCTGCTCGTGGGTATTTCAGTTCTTCCGTTATTGAACCTCAGAGCCAGAGCTCTTGATGGTTTAGCGCCAA GGGAAGGTGAGCTAAATGCAACAGATGAAAGCCAAAACTCAAAG GGACTTCAACCATCAAATCCCTTTTTGTTTGTCCTTAATGGACTTGGAATTTTAGGAAGTGGTGTGCTCGGTGCACTCTATGCTTTGActcaaaatgagaaaaaagcCACTGATGCAACTCTTGAATAT ATGAAAGCCAGGCTCAAAGAAAAGGAAGCGGCCATTGTTTCATTGGAGAAAgattttgaatcaaaattacaGAATGAACAAGAACAACGAACTAAGCAACTCAAGTCAGCAAAGGAAGAACAGCAGTTGTTGATGAACAAACTGAACTCAGCTAATACTACAATTTCTGGGTTGGGAAAGGAGctgcaaaatgaaaaaagatttattgAGGAACTCAGAATTGAAATTGATAGTCTTCAAACCAGCCTCTTGAAATTTGGGGAAGATAAAAGGACACTTGAAGAAGAACGTAAGCAAAAGCTTGACAGAATAGAAGGTTTACAAGATAAGATTAACTTACTCAGTTTAGAGCTCAGAGAAAAGGATGACGGTGTTCAAAAATTGAGCTCTTCTCTCCAGCAGAAGGAAACAGAGTTGAAGAACTTGAATTCTGTCTACAAGCAGACTAAGGATGAACTAGCCAAAGCAGAATCTGAAATCAAAGCATTGACAGATAAACTCcagaacaaaaaaaaggaactaGAATTGAAGAATTCTTTGGTAGATGAATTAAATGCAAGAGCAAGTTCTTTATTAGTTGAGAGAGATGATTCCAAGCAGAAACTTGAGGCGGTTCAAAAGGAGTACAAAGAGCTGAAGTTATCTTCTGAAAACGAGACAGCTTCAAATGCAAAGCGTttgagagagaagaaagaagaactTCACCAACTGAAGGAAAAGCTTGAGCTTACTCTGGATGAAGCTTGTGAAAATCGAGCAACCATTGCTAAGTTCACCCAAGAAAAGGATGACTTGAGGAAAATGCTGGATAACGAATTGGGCAATGTAAAGAATCTGAAATATGAACTTCAAATTACTCAGGAAACTCTTGAGACGACAAGGAATGAGGCTTCTGATCTGGAAAAGCAACTAAAGCAATCGAAAGATTCGTGTGCAGATCTTGAGACTGAAATTTCTAGAATTCGGGCTGAATTTGCTGAAGTTAAGCATACCTTGGGAAACAGCCTTGATGAGGCAAAAAGAAGTGGTGAAGTGCTAGCCGGCGAGCTCTTTGCAGCAAAGGAAGTTCTGAAGAAAGCTAGCGAGGAGCTGCAAAATGTGTCCCATGAACTGGAAGCTACAGCAGAAAATCGTGATAGCCTACGAAAGGAATTGGTAAATGTCTATAAGAAAGCAGAAGCTACGGCCAATGatttaaaagaacaaaaagagaTAGTTTCTTCTTTGAACAAAGAGCTACAAGCTTTGGAGAAGCAAACCTCCAAGGACAAGGAGGCGCGCAAGTCCCTGGAAACAGACTTGGAAGAGGCTACCAAATCACTCGATGAGATGAACCGAAATGCATTGGAACTTTCTAAGAATTTAGAGAAGGCTAATTCTCAGATCTCTAACCTTGAAGATGAGAAGGCAGTGCTTTACAAGAGCCTCACGGAACAGAAGAGCATAGCCAATGAATCCCGAGAAAACATGGAAGATGCTCATAATCTAGTCATGAGGCTTGGCCAGGAAAGGAAGAGTTTGGACAAGAGATCAAAGAAACTTGAAGAGGAATTGGCATCCGCAAAAGGTGAAATACTGCGGCTAAGAAGTCaaataaattcatcaaaaacTCTTGTAAATGATGAGAATCCTCGGAAAGTTGAAGATGACAACAAGGTCCCAGTCACTGCAAAGAAAACTACTAGGAGGAGAAAGAGTAACTCACAATGA
- the LOC102620664 gene encoding MAR-binding filament-like protein 1-1 isoform X1 — protein MDLVMGSSSFKQPLLHFPSSSSSFYSQSSLLLCTNNARTKRRNRLSAMASMRPGDPKDNIFIRRKTILLVGISVLPLLNLRARALDGLAPREGELNATDESQNSKQGLQPSNPFLFVLNGLGILGSGVLGALYALTQNEKKATDATLEYMKARLKEKEAAIVSLEKDFESKLQNEQEQRTKQLKSAKEEQQLLMNKLNSANTTISGLGKELQNEKRFIEELRIEIDSLQTSLLKFGEDKRTLEEERKQKLDRIEGLQDKINLLSLELREKDDGVQKLSSSLQQKETELKNLNSVYKQTKDELAKAESEIKALTDKLQNKKKELELKNSLVDELNARASSLLVERDDSKQKLEAVQKEYKELKLSSENETASNAKRLREKKEELHQLKEKLELTLDEACENRATIAKFTQEKDDLRKMLDNELGNVKNLKYELQITQETLETTRNEASDLEKQLKQSKDSCADLETEISRIRAEFAEVKHTLGNSLDEAKRSGEVLAGELFAAKEVLKKASEELQNVSHELEATAENRDSLRKELVNVYKKAEATANDLKEQKEIVSSLNKELQALEKQTSKDKEARKSLETDLEEATKSLDEMNRNALELSKNLEKANSQISNLEDEKAVLYKSLTEQKSIANESRENMEDAHNLVMRLGQERKSLDKRSKKLEEELASAKGEILRLRSQINSSKTLVNDENPRKVEDDNKVPVTAKKTTRRRKSNSQ, from the exons ATGGACCTTGTAATGGGGAGCTCCTCATTCAAACAGCCTCTCCTTCACTTtccctcttcttcttcttctttctattcTCAATCTTCACTACTTCTCTGTACCAATAATGCAAGGACCAAGAGAAGAAACAGACTGTCAGCAATGGCTTCTATGAGACCAGGAGACCCAAAAGACAACATTTTTATCAGGAGGAAAACGATTCTGCTCGTGGGTATTTCAGTTCTTCCGTTATTGAACCTCAGAGCCAGAGCTCTTGATGGTTTAGCGCCAA GGGAAGGTGAGCTAAATGCAACAGATGAAAGCCAAAACTCAAAG CAGGGACTTCAACCATCAAATCCCTTTTTGTTTGTCCTTAATGGACTTGGAATTTTAGGAAGTGGTGTGCTCGGTGCACTCTATGCTTTGActcaaaatgagaaaaaagcCACTGATGCAACTCTTGAATAT ATGAAAGCCAGGCTCAAAGAAAAGGAAGCGGCCATTGTTTCATTGGAGAAAgattttgaatcaaaattacaGAATGAACAAGAACAACGAACTAAGCAACTCAAGTCAGCAAAGGAAGAACAGCAGTTGTTGATGAACAAACTGAACTCAGCTAATACTACAATTTCTGGGTTGGGAAAGGAGctgcaaaatgaaaaaagatttattgAGGAACTCAGAATTGAAATTGATAGTCTTCAAACCAGCCTCTTGAAATTTGGGGAAGATAAAAGGACACTTGAAGAAGAACGTAAGCAAAAGCTTGACAGAATAGAAGGTTTACAAGATAAGATTAACTTACTCAGTTTAGAGCTCAGAGAAAAGGATGACGGTGTTCAAAAATTGAGCTCTTCTCTCCAGCAGAAGGAAACAGAGTTGAAGAACTTGAATTCTGTCTACAAGCAGACTAAGGATGAACTAGCCAAAGCAGAATCTGAAATCAAAGCATTGACAGATAAACTCcagaacaaaaaaaaggaactaGAATTGAAGAATTCTTTGGTAGATGAATTAAATGCAAGAGCAAGTTCTTTATTAGTTGAGAGAGATGATTCCAAGCAGAAACTTGAGGCGGTTCAAAAGGAGTACAAAGAGCTGAAGTTATCTTCTGAAAACGAGACAGCTTCAAATGCAAAGCGTttgagagagaagaaagaagaactTCACCAACTGAAGGAAAAGCTTGAGCTTACTCTGGATGAAGCTTGTGAAAATCGAGCAACCATTGCTAAGTTCACCCAAGAAAAGGATGACTTGAGGAAAATGCTGGATAACGAATTGGGCAATGTAAAGAATCTGAAATATGAACTTCAAATTACTCAGGAAACTCTTGAGACGACAAGGAATGAGGCTTCTGATCTGGAAAAGCAACTAAAGCAATCGAAAGATTCGTGTGCAGATCTTGAGACTGAAATTTCTAGAATTCGGGCTGAATTTGCTGAAGTTAAGCATACCTTGGGAAACAGCCTTGATGAGGCAAAAAGAAGTGGTGAAGTGCTAGCCGGCGAGCTCTTTGCAGCAAAGGAAGTTCTGAAGAAAGCTAGCGAGGAGCTGCAAAATGTGTCCCATGAACTGGAAGCTACAGCAGAAAATCGTGATAGCCTACGAAAGGAATTGGTAAATGTCTATAAGAAAGCAGAAGCTACGGCCAATGatttaaaagaacaaaaagagaTAGTTTCTTCTTTGAACAAAGAGCTACAAGCTTTGGAGAAGCAAACCTCCAAGGACAAGGAGGCGCGCAAGTCCCTGGAAACAGACTTGGAAGAGGCTACCAAATCACTCGATGAGATGAACCGAAATGCATTGGAACTTTCTAAGAATTTAGAGAAGGCTAATTCTCAGATCTCTAACCTTGAAGATGAGAAGGCAGTGCTTTACAAGAGCCTCACGGAACAGAAGAGCATAGCCAATGAATCCCGAGAAAACATGGAAGATGCTCATAATCTAGTCATGAGGCTTGGCCAGGAAAGGAAGAGTTTGGACAAGAGATCAAAGAAACTTGAAGAGGAATTGGCATCCGCAAAAGGTGAAATACTGCGGCTAAGAAGTCaaataaattcatcaaaaacTCTTGTAAATGATGAGAATCCTCGGAAAGTTGAAGATGACAACAAGGTCCCAGTCACTGCAAAGAAAACTACTAGGAGGAGAAAGAGTAACTCACAATGA
- the LOC102621314 gene encoding uncharacterized protein LOC102621314: MFYGSVVWDPWLIVAQIVCLQCLYYLTLGVFVSIFVGTRVSHMSLVYFFDFATVTASTVTGWCVIASVLLTSVAGAGYMFHLIERAKKCLDFSATVYIIHLFICIVYGGWPSSITWWVVNGTGLALMALLGEYLCIRRELREIPIPRYRSNV, translated from the exons ATGTTCTATGGTTCAGTAGTATGGGACCCTTGGCTTATCGTTGCCCAAATTGTCTGTCTGCAATGCTTATACTACCTCACACTTGGTGTATTTGTATCCATTTTTGTTGGCACTCGTGTTTCGCATATGAGTCTTGTGTACTTCTTTGATTTTGCTACAGTCACTGCCTCTACGGTCACTGGGTGGTGTGTTATTGCTTCGGTCCTGCTCACCTCAGTTGCAGG AGCTGGCTACATGTTTCATTTAATAGAGAGGGCAAAGAAGTGCTTAGATTTTTCAGCCACTGTGTATATCATCCATCTTTTTATATGCATTGTATATGGAGGTTGGCCCTCCTCTATAACGTGGTGGGTTGTGAATGGTACTGGACTTGCACTGATGGCTTTGCTAGGTGAATATCTGTGCATCAGACGTGAATTGCGAGAGATTCCTATACCACGTTACAGATCAA ATGTTTAA
- the LOC102621812 gene encoding probable sulfate transporter 3.4 isoform X2, protein MGVNSNRVEDFSSHETSIRIPSTNTISPPMEIHSVCLPPKKTTLQKLKHRLSEIFFPDDPLYRFKNQQWCKKLILALQFLFPILQWGPDYNLKLFRSDIISGLTIASLAIPQGISYAKLANLPPIVGLYSSFVPPLIYSILGSSRHLGVGPVSIASLVMGSMLGEAVSYSQDPILYLELAFTATFFAGLFQASLGLLRLGFIIDFLSKATLVGFMAGAAVIVSLQQLKGLLGIVHFTSKMQFIPVMSSVFNQRDEEGIAVGRTFAALKNYQVDGNKEMMAIGFMNIAGSCTSCYVTTGSFSRSAVNYNAGAQSAVSNVVMASAVLVTLLFLMPLFYYTPNVILAAIIITAVIGLIDYQAAFRLWKVDKLDFLACSCSFFGVLFISVPLGLAIAVGVSVFKILLHVTRPNTVALGNIPGTHIYQSLNRYREALRVSSFLILAVESPIYFANSTYLQERILRWIREEEEWIEANNESTLKCIILDMTAVTAIDTSGIDMVCELRKILEKQSLQLVLANPVGSVTEKLHQSKVLESFGLNGLYLTVGEAIADISALWKAQP, encoded by the exons ATGGGTGTGAACTCAAACAGAGTTGAAGATTTCTCAAGCCATGAAACCTCCATTAGAATCCCATCAACAAACACAATAAGCCCACCAATGGAAATACACAGTGTTTGTTTGCCACCCAAGAAAACAACTCTCCAAAAACTCAAGCACAGGCTTTCCGAAATCTTCTTCCCTGATGATCCTCTCTACAGATTCAAGAACCAACAATGGTGCAAGAAACTCATCTTGGCTCTTCAGTTCTTGTTCCCCATTCTCCAATGGGGCCCTGACTACAATCTCAAGCTCTTTAGGTCTGACATCATCTCTGGTCTCACCATTGCCAGCCTTGCAATCCCTCAG GGAATTAGCTATGCAAAGCTTGCAAATTTACCACCAATTGTTGGCCTCT ATTCAAGTTTTGTGCCTCCATTGATTTACTCTATTCTGGGAAGTTCTCGACATCTCGGTGTCGGTCCAGTCTCCATAGCTTCATTGGTTATGGGATCAATGCTGGGAGAGGCTGTTTCATACAGCCAAGACCCAATTCTTTATCTCGAATTGGCCTTCACTGCCACCTTCTTTGCTGGCCTGTTTCAGGCTTCTTTAGGCCTACTCAG GTTAGgatttataattgattttctaTCAAAGGCCACACTTGTTGGTTTCATGGCTGGTGCAGCAGTTATTGTATCATTGCAACAGCTTAAAGGATTGCTTGGGATCGTTCACTTCACTAGCAAGATGCAATTTATTCCTGTTATGTCCTCTGTTTTTAACCAGAGAGATGAG GAAGGAATCGCAGTGGGAAGGACATTTGCTGCTCTAAAGAACTACCAAGTTGACggcaataaagaaatgatGGCTATTGGTTTCATGAACATAGCTGGTTCATGTACCTCATGCTATGTTACCACAG GGTCATTTTCTCGCTCTGCTGTAAACTACAATGCTGGAGCACAATCAGCAGTTTCTAACGTAGTAATGGCCTCAGCTGTGCTAGTGACTCTGCTTTTTCTCATGCCACTGTTTTATTATACTCCCAATGTCATCTTAGCAGCCATCATCATCACGGCAGTCATAGGACTTATTGATTATCAAGCTGCATTCCGGTTATGGAAAGTTGACAAGCTTGATTTCCTGGCTTGTTCATGTTCCTTCTTTGGTGTTCTTTTCATTTCTGTGCCACTTGGTCTTGCCATTGCA GTTGGAGTTTCAGTGTTCAAGATTCTCTTGCATGTCACCAGGCCAAACACTGTAGCCTTGGGTAACATACCCGGAACTCATATATATCAAAGCCTCAACCGATACAGAGAAGCTTTAAGAGTCTCTTCGTTTCTCATTCTAGCAGTTGAATCTCCCATTTACTTTGCAAATTCAACTTATCTGCAAGAAAG GATTTTACGATGGATTCGGGAGGAGGAAGAATGGATAGAAGCAAACAATGAGAGTACACTAAAATGCATAATTCTTGACATGACCG CTGTGACAGCTATTGACACAAGTGGTATCGACATGGTGTGTGAACTCAGAAAAATTCTTGAGAAACAATCCTTGCAG CTTGTATTGGCAAATCCGGTCGGAAGTGTGACAGAAAAGTTGCATCAGTCAAAAGTCTTGGAGTCCTTTGGACTAAATGGACTGTATCTCACAGTCGGAGAAGCCATAGCAGACATTTCAGCTTTGTGGAAGGCTCAACCATGA
- the LOC102621812 gene encoding probable sulfate transporter 3.4 isoform X1, with the protein MGVNSNRVEDFSSHETSIRIPSTNTISPPMEIHSVCLPPKKTTLQKLKHRLSEIFFPDDPLYRFKNQQWCKKLILALQFLFPILQWGPDYNLKLFRSDIISGLTIASLAIPQGISYAKLANLPPIVGLYSSFVPPLIYSILGSSRHLGVGPVSIASLVMGSMLGEAVSYSQDPILYLELAFTATFFAGLFQASLGLLRLGFIIDFLSKATLVGFMAGAAVIVSLQQLKGLLGIVHFTSKMQFIPVMSSVFNQRDEWSWKTVVMGFSFLVFLLTTRQISMRKPKLFWVSAAAPLTSVILSTLIVFCLKSKAHGISIIGHLPKGLNPPSSNMLSFNGPFLAVAIKTGLVTGILSLTEGIAVGRTFAALKNYQVDGNKEMMAIGFMNIAGSCTSCYVTTGSFSRSAVNYNAGAQSAVSNVVMASAVLVTLLFLMPLFYYTPNVILAAIIITAVIGLIDYQAAFRLWKVDKLDFLACSCSFFGVLFISVPLGLAIAVGVSVFKILLHVTRPNTVALGNIPGTHIYQSLNRYREALRVSSFLILAVESPIYFANSTYLQERILRWIREEEEWIEANNESTLKCIILDMTAVTAIDTSGIDMVCELRKILEKQSLQLVLANPVGSVTEKLHQSKVLESFGLNGLYLTVGEAIADISALWKAQP; encoded by the exons ATGGGTGTGAACTCAAACAGAGTTGAAGATTTCTCAAGCCATGAAACCTCCATTAGAATCCCATCAACAAACACAATAAGCCCACCAATGGAAATACACAGTGTTTGTTTGCCACCCAAGAAAACAACTCTCCAAAAACTCAAGCACAGGCTTTCCGAAATCTTCTTCCCTGATGATCCTCTCTACAGATTCAAGAACCAACAATGGTGCAAGAAACTCATCTTGGCTCTTCAGTTCTTGTTCCCCATTCTCCAATGGGGCCCTGACTACAATCTCAAGCTCTTTAGGTCTGACATCATCTCTGGTCTCACCATTGCCAGCCTTGCAATCCCTCAG GGAATTAGCTATGCAAAGCTTGCAAATTTACCACCAATTGTTGGCCTCT ATTCAAGTTTTGTGCCTCCATTGATTTACTCTATTCTGGGAAGTTCTCGACATCTCGGTGTCGGTCCAGTCTCCATAGCTTCATTGGTTATGGGATCAATGCTGGGAGAGGCTGTTTCATACAGCCAAGACCCAATTCTTTATCTCGAATTGGCCTTCACTGCCACCTTCTTTGCTGGCCTGTTTCAGGCTTCTTTAGGCCTACTCAG GTTAGgatttataattgattttctaTCAAAGGCCACACTTGTTGGTTTCATGGCTGGTGCAGCAGTTATTGTATCATTGCAACAGCTTAAAGGATTGCTTGGGATCGTTCACTTCACTAGCAAGATGCAATTTATTCCTGTTATGTCCTCTGTTTTTAACCAGAGAGATGAG TGGTCCTGGAAAACTGTTGTAATGGGTTTCAGCTTCCTAGTTTTTCTGCTGACAACAAGGCAAATT AGCATGAGAAAACCAAAACTTTTCTGGGTGTCAGCTGCTGCCCCGTTGACATCAGTTATTCTTTCAACTCTAATAGTCTTCTGCCTCAAATCAAAGGCTCACGGGATCTCAATT ATTGGCCACTTGCCAAAGGGTTTGAATCCACCTTCATCAAACATGCTAAGCTTTAATGGCCCTTTTCTAGCCGTTGCTATCAAAACTGGCCTTGTAACCGGGATCCTATCTCTCACC GAAGGAATCGCAGTGGGAAGGACATTTGCTGCTCTAAAGAACTACCAAGTTGACggcaataaagaaatgatGGCTATTGGTTTCATGAACATAGCTGGTTCATGTACCTCATGCTATGTTACCACAG GGTCATTTTCTCGCTCTGCTGTAAACTACAATGCTGGAGCACAATCAGCAGTTTCTAACGTAGTAATGGCCTCAGCTGTGCTAGTGACTCTGCTTTTTCTCATGCCACTGTTTTATTATACTCCCAATGTCATCTTAGCAGCCATCATCATCACGGCAGTCATAGGACTTATTGATTATCAAGCTGCATTCCGGTTATGGAAAGTTGACAAGCTTGATTTCCTGGCTTGTTCATGTTCCTTCTTTGGTGTTCTTTTCATTTCTGTGCCACTTGGTCTTGCCATTGCA GTTGGAGTTTCAGTGTTCAAGATTCTCTTGCATGTCACCAGGCCAAACACTGTAGCCTTGGGTAACATACCCGGAACTCATATATATCAAAGCCTCAACCGATACAGAGAAGCTTTAAGAGTCTCTTCGTTTCTCATTCTAGCAGTTGAATCTCCCATTTACTTTGCAAATTCAACTTATCTGCAAGAAAG GATTTTACGATGGATTCGGGAGGAGGAAGAATGGATAGAAGCAAACAATGAGAGTACACTAAAATGCATAATTCTTGACATGACCG CTGTGACAGCTATTGACACAAGTGGTATCGACATGGTGTGTGAACTCAGAAAAATTCTTGAGAAACAATCCTTGCAG CTTGTATTGGCAAATCCGGTCGGAAGTGTGACAGAAAAGTTGCATCAGTCAAAAGTCTTGGAGTCCTTTGGACTAAATGGACTGTATCTCACAGTCGGAGAAGCCATAGCAGACATTTCAGCTTTGTGGAAGGCTCAACCATGA